ATCTATTAGTTGGATAGGGATGCTGTCTAAAATATAGAAACGTGTTCGAAATTCTCATTCAGATAGGAGACTAATTGGACGCTCCGATCTGAGGCGTCCAACTCTAGTGGTTTGTCGTCCACTTTTCTGAGGCTTACCGCTTCCGCTAGTAGAAGCGACACCTCTTCTTGCCATCATGCTAAATGGATTTAGGTCGTGTGGAAACCTGTGCGAGACAACGCAGTTATCGTAATCGATCACCCGACCCATCTGCTACTCAACGGTGCCTCAACAATACAATAAGAAACCTAGATGGACCATAAGTCTGAATCTAAACGGATAGTCTAAATGAAATTTCCAAAGCAAGTCTCTTAACTTATGAATAGAGGAATGGTCGCCCCCACCATGCCAACGCGATGGTAGCAAGACAAAACACCTGAACCAACGGTTGAATGCACTGACAACGTAGGAGCAAAAATGGGAACTTGAAAAGCCCTAAGTCCGACCCTTGGTTCAACCATCCTCTCCAAAGCAAAAATATCGAAAAAAACCATAAGAACTAGATTCCAAGGCATCCATTCCTTGTCTAACCAACAGCCGCCAGTGAGGTTCAAAAGAGAATAACAAACAGAAAGAATGGTGAACGGTGGAAGGCTTACCAGAGTCAGGAGTAAGTGCTCTCTGGAGAGAGAGGAGCCCACCACGAGCAAGCCTGAGAACGACGAGGAGGAGAACGAAAAGCGACCAATGGTAGGCACAACAACGATGAAGATGTAGAGCGGAAAGAAAATAACTCTAAAGCgggaaaaaaccaaaaagtaaCCCAAAAGGTGTGGAACCCCTCTATTTATAGGGATTCAAAACCTAGGTATCCCAATCGACAAGCCGCCTGGAAACGCTTCCCTAACAGGCCCATCGTCTGACGGTTAGCCTTGATGGATGCGACCCATTATTGCCACTCCAAGTGACACATGTTCCAAAGCACCCAAGCAACCTGAAGAGATAGATAATCTGTTCTACCTCAACCCGTCAACTACTTGGTCGAATAGAGGTAGACGGATTAAGGGGGCATTGTGGGGGTGTTCCATCCCACGTGTCCCTCTCAAGCTCAAGACCCTTTGATTGTGTAGGACAAACTTGAAACCCGTTTGGGATCATTCCGTCCAAACCAAGGTGAGTTAAGTCTGGCACCAGAAGTGAGAGGGTTTCATTCTCCCACAAGACCAAATGGAACTGATAACCTGGGCTCGTTGGATTCTCAAATGGGAAAATCAGACTAGTCAAGTCCTTAGGATTTTTGGCATGCGTGATCAATCGCACTTGATGTCTGGGCGCCAACCTAGACACCTGACACCTAAGTGGCGAACGAGACCCCATTTACACCCAAAAGTCAATGTCAATTCATTGTTGCACACAATTCTAGACATTGGCAAACTAAGTGGACAGTCAGCTACATTATGAGATTTTGGCACATCAGCAGATGACACCTGCCAACCGCCCTTATCTGGTATGATTACCCCAACCGCCCTAAGGACAATCATCATTACTACAAATGCTAGAGTGCATAGTCAACACTACAGTGGCGGTGTCATaagctctatataaaccccttaaAAAGCATGAACAAGGTATGTACACACATACGCTGATTCTCTCCCACAAAATAGTTAGAGCTACCCTTGTTtgacttaagcttcggaggGGTGTGCCTAGACCATTCATCCGAACATCCTTTTGTGTAGGAAAGAAGTTAGTCTGACTCCAGCGCAGTTGGACGGACTCTTCAAGAAGCACGAAGATGAAAAAAAGTCCGCCCGACTTTAGCGAAACTAGACGAACCTGACTCTAGTTGGCTTGACCCCAACAATGtttatcaatttgttttttactttttgttttgagaatttaatagcaaaaattttaaaagctcAAACgtaagaaattttatttctaattttatgagTGGGCCCACATTAGAACTTGAAAGTATAACTAGTGCTCTAGTCAAAAGAGTACATCAAACATTCATTTCTTGGGAACTTGaagagtaaaaatattaaaataaaactatagtATAATTTTAAggtatcaaaattatttttataaatataggTGTTATCTCctatcttttaataaaatatttccataaattttaACACAAACACatttcatggaattttgattgCATAGGCCGACCATTTTTCAAAGAAGGTGAAATAGGCAATTGAggtcaatgatgaaaatatcggtaatcacggatatatcggtatttggattttacggatatattaatggatattttgacacaaaatatcgatagaccaaaaattcatcaaaacttatgaaaatgtaagaaaaaattcttaaaaatgaaattagaagtataatagacatttttaagttgtttaattgaagaaattaatatatgtataatatgatttgcgatattaaatttaattatatagtgtCGGctgataagaaatatgaattttgtaagtgtagactcattatgaagttaaattattacaaatatactaattatgttatttaaatatattactatgttaagttaatttacttaactctattaaaatatattaattaattgtaaaaatatactaatttaaattcaatgttatactaatttaaaaatttactaagttaatttattctcaatatactattattacacttgaatatcaaaataaaataaaattattaatttaaaactaaattattgcaaatatactaattatgttatttaaatatatttatgatttttatttaaaaatattggtacattttgataaaaaatatttttatttaaaaatattgataattttatttatgattttatatttgttttatatttaattagtatacaaatttaattataagataattaaaattaacatatttataataatttaattttttacttatttttcaccgatatatccaatatatttccaaaatttcaacgatttttttctatttatggTCAATATTTTGCTTATATAATTGATATATCCGTTATTACTGATATATTGTCCATATTTATCGATATTTCTATATATCGTATCTACACAATATATCGAAAATATATAGTCCATatatctcattattttcttccttgaccGAGACCCATAATAAACAATTTTGAGGCGGTTAAACTTAAGGCCAACTGCTGACGGGCCTAAAGCCGGCGAACTTGTCCGGAAACCATTGGGTCTATCTACTaggctctctttctctctttctctcttaaGTTAAAACCCTCGATCACTCTCTTGACTCTGAACTCTTATTACTTTTTAGCCCCTTCCAATGGAAGATCCGCATAGGCCAGTTACAGGCTATCCTGCACCAGGATACCCCCAGCCGCACTCCACCGCCACTGCCTACCCCTACAATGCTCCGCCGCCCCCTTACTACAACCCCAATGCAGCCCACCCCTACCACGCGCCCCTTTACTCTTCCCCACGCGCCACCTTCCTCCGTCGTTTCCTGGCCGCCATGATCGCCTTCTTCATTATCGTGGGCACCATCATCTTCATCGTCTGGCTCGTCCTCCGCCCTCGCCTCCCGTTCTTCAGCGTCGCCTCCGCCTCCCTCTCCTCCTTCAACATCTCCGCCTCCCAGCTCTCTGGCGAATGGAACATCACCTTTGACGTCCGAAACCCTAACAAGAAGATTAGCATCTCATACGACCGCATCGAATCCTCTATTGCCTACAAATCGGCCACGTTGTCCCAAACCACCATCGCACCCTTCTATCAGGGCACCAAGAATGAGACCACCGTGAGAGCAACTTTCGCAACTATCGGAGCTTATGTAGATGTGGTAGCAATAAATGCGGAAAGGACGACAGGGTCTGTGAGCTTCACAGTGAAGGTGTTCGCTAGGGTTAGCTTCAAGTCAGGGGTGTGGAAGGCGAGGTCACGATTTTTGAGTGCACTGTGCAATAACATTGCGTTGGGGTTGCCTTCAAATGCCAGTAGAGGATCTTTGGTGGGAGGTTCAAGGGAATGCAGGGTTGGTTTGTGAGTaaatttagtgtttttttttttctggtgttAGATTGACTCTTTTATTTGTGTCTGATGGGGATGTGTGATATGATGGTGGTAGAGAAGATGCTTTCAATACAAAATTTGTCAACTTAGGTGTACATGGATTTAGGTTTGTGATGATTAACAGGTCCTGATTGATGCTAAAATTGTTGATTGCCCTGACATGGATGTGTAGATGTTGTCAAACTGGGCACTTCATTTCCGTATCCCTCTCCTTCTCGTGTCTACTGTCCATAAAATTACTCTTCTTTTATCTactctaaaaattaaaactacatCCGTTAAGTTGTTAGGTGCCTTCAGAAAAAGCGGTAAAATCTATGCTATTAGCCCTGTAGACTAATACCTTATTTAGAATCAATTTCATTAAGATTGTGTTTAGTTTATTGGAATCTAAACTTGAAAATGTGAGTCATTTTATTGGAAATAAATTCCTATAATGAAATGGATGTCATATTTAAACCATTGATGCTTCATAGCCACATTcaaattaattgttttcacaTATCTGGTGTCATGTATTCTAGTGATATCCTTTTTCCATTCAACAAACTCCTTTAATACTTgttcattttccatttaaacCATATACTATATTGTTAGTAAGTTAATTATACGCACTCATTTTCTCTCACCCTAGTTTTCCTTCTTTAATTGCGAATTAAAAGTTTATCCTTGATTGACAGAACTACCTAAAAGGGGGTGCATAGGCAGTCCAAGTTTTATGatcccaatttttaaaatataatggaAAGACCATCTATAGAGTCTCCAAAAAACTCTAAGGATATAAACAAAACATGAGTCAAACAATAGTAAAACAAGTCTACCAAATATGAACAAAATGTAAGCAGCTTTACCTAATTCGAACACCTACTTCTAAGAGTCTTATACCAATTAACACCAacacttttctttcatttctgtGATGTGCCACTTTATATTTCTTATTGGATCACCTCAAAATCATGTTGAGGCTTGTGGATTGATGCACCATCACACCTTTCTACCAAAAGGACTTTTAAGTCGTAGTCTTGAAAGTTTTGAGAATTAGAAATTCTAGGTAGAGCAATGGTTATCATTGCAATATGTGCATCCACACCATCAAAGTTCAAAGGCtaggtttaaaaaaaagaaaaaagaaaagaaaagaaaaacctagGTGGTTTATTCAAATTGAGTTTAAGAAAGgtaaaatttccaaaaagtacattttaaagcattaaaaattgaaaataaggtCAAAATTGGTCAAGCATTAAAACTACCATATGAAGGCATTTAAATGcccccattttttatttttttttgatggatGGCATTTGAATGCCCCCATAGGCATCATTTGAATGTTCCATGGGACATTTATATGTTCTATAATGGATGTTCAAAGGGcctttcctctttctttttttttcactttttctagtGTTTTTTTGGTTcgaattttcattttatttaatttcgaTAGCCATTAGATTGTCATAAGACTCCAAACACCTACTTACCTCAACCAACATAGTCTTTTGAACATCCCAAAGTTGAAACCAGTAGATGTTATTGTTCACTTTCCTTAATTTACAGCTTTTTCTATCTATACCATGCAAGTCCATTTTCATTCTCTCTCCTTAGTGCcgtcttttttaatttatcctCATCCCCTCTATGTTCCCACAAAACCTACTAAGGATAGAATAATAAGATCATATTTTATATGGATATATGTATcgtcaatgttttaaaaggcgaATGAGACTTAGGCCTTGAGGATTACCTCGAGGCAAGGCTATGTAAATTAGCCTCGAGGCTATAACCTCATTATAGGGTAATCAATGCTTAAGCCTCACCCAATTGAGACTTATAGCCTTGAGGCTACCACCTTATGGggcttaagcctcaaatatTTACAAGGTTTTAATGGGTCACAAGGTTTTAATGGGTTTAATTTATGAGCTTTTTCTACGTATTTTATAAGATGTTTAAGTCTCAATATTCAATGGTTTTAATGAATTGTGCTTTTGTGAGGTTTTGCTGCGGATTTATAAGTTTTGTTTTGGGTTTAGGGCTACAGTTAGAGTGTGCATATATGACCATTCAACGAACATGATAGGATTTGTTGATTGGTGTAGCTCCAAGGAAGGAAAGAGagtttgttcttttgttttctcttttcttttttgcttgttCGCTAGTGCTTACTATATAAATTGTGTACTCTAGTGCACCCTTTTCTTAGGTGCTATTAATATATATCCGGTGTTGCCTatcaaaaaggaagaaaaaaaaacaaaaaagaccAGGGTTAAACCTTTTATAAAGTGAGGGCTTAGACCAATTAATTCTTTAAATGGAGAGGGAAGaaagaaattgagaagaaaTAAAGGAGTTGTTAGTCATTGTAATGGTTGAactcatatataattaatttcatgttattgatgaatgaaaaaaaaaaaaaaaaaaaaacaatgtgtAAACGTTAACATTGCTGTGGAGAATAATAGAGCAATTGGATATCATTATGATTCCTTGGATGATCCTATTTGTGAGGGTGATGGTAATGTAGAAGATTATTTGATGAAGCCATGAGAGAGAATTGGATTttagaagagagaaagaggaactAAATTAAGAACTATTGATAATGACAAACAATTAATTAGTTATTATGAATTGTATGGTTTtcttattatcaaattttcatgtgattttattggtttatttatttatttattattattattattattattattattattattattattattattattattttgtttaagttGAGGCTAATGCCCTGCTCTGCCTTAGGCTTAGGCCTCACCTCATTAGggaaaaacacttcaaaatcttctttagccttttaaaacattgatagCCATGGGTACAAACATTCACTAACTCAAGCTAAACCATCTTAAAACTTGTAGCATGCATGTAAGCGTATAAACAATGTAGAAACCCTGTCTTATGCAGTTCATAACTGTGTTAAGAATATGAGAAACTGACATCTTTCCCTTCTAGTAGATGTTAAATGAATGATGGGGAACATTGTTGAAAATATCCTtgaagattttcaaaataatgggaAAGGCTGGTTCCAATGCCCAAGCCTTATTTTGGAGCACTAGTGATGATTTAAGTTTTTCTTTAAACTTACTATAACTAATTTAGGTTTAGTCTTTTATTAAGTTGTTATTTTAGGTAGTGGTTCACTTATCACATTTCTatttctgtttcttttcttgTTCTATTAAGAAAGTTTGTATTTTCTTTAGGttctaaataaaattctttttccaTTACTAaaaggaaagataaaaaattagaaaagttgTCATATTAAGGAAGAGAGTTATGAGAGTTCATATGTACTTGGTCTTTCAAAGTGAAGAACCAgacttttaataaaagttttcagCATCTATTATGCTTTCTTTGAGGgtatgttttcttcttcttaagtGCGATTGCTTAGGAAATCATTGGTGTGATTGTTTAAGAATCTTAGAGGGTGTttgtctttttagttttttgttgaaagcaatttgctttcagacattaggttgtttgtttttttactttttcatgacttattataagtttttggctgaatagaaaaaatcaaagtatTTGGCTTTTcctaaatggaaaaagtaacatgttggttttctttactttttaatgcttaatagaaataaaatattataaaaacaaacaacctaatacctaacattattaaacactatttagtttttagttctgtttagaattaagtaaaaaaaaacaaacaccaccttagtgtGGTTGCCTAGAATGCTTGatctttttgccttttttcttttttcatcatatttgaCCTTCATCTCATtctataacttaaaattttgataatcatTCATCAAATTTGGTATAAAGCCTAAAATAACACAATAACAACTTGAAGCGGTTGGAGTTTCAGACTAAATGTTGTATCAATATTACTCACTCCTAAAAAGGATGTTAGTTAGTGGATGTATGTTAATAGTGTTTGGTAAACATTATTACAATCAAATACTAGTTTTCAAGACATCAACTTGTTGGTATATTAGATGTTATGGTGGGTTCtataatcttttcaaaatttatttgaagagtaGTCATCGCCAAGTTAGGATGAAAGGCCTAGAGAAGAATGGTGAACGACTTTCAAGATAAAGGGTAGCCCCTATGAGTGGTAGGTTATGCTATTTGGTCTTTCTTATTGTACTTGCATTACCTTCGATGACCTTTGACATCTTAGTCATGATCCTTATGAGAGGTATCATTTTACTCGCTAAAGTTGAGTTTTTCCAAGCTAAGGAGAGATGATGGAAAATGTTATTGGAATCATCCTTTGAAGACTCACAAGAGAAGAGGAAACGTTGATTCCAATGCTCAAGCCTTACTTTGGGGTACCGATTATGATTTAAGTTCCTCTAGGAACTTACCATGGTTAGTTTTGGTTAGGTTAAATCTTCTTGtcaagtttttatttcttttagtttttaaagaaCATTTATTTCCTATATCTATTCCTATTTCTGTGAAGACAGAATTAGGAAAGTAATTTTATCAAGGAAGAGAGTCATAACAGTATATATATTCCTATGTAGTCTTTCAAAGTGGAGAACTAGAATTTTAATGAAAGGCTTTAGCATCTATTATGCTTCCTTTGAGGATGTGGTTGTCTTCTTTCCATGTAGTCTTTCAAAGTGGAGAActtgaattttaataaaagGCTTTAGCATCTATTATGCTTCCTTTGAGGATGTGATTGTCTTCTTTCTATGTAGTCTTTCAAAGTGGAgaacttaaattttaatgaaaggcTTTCACATCTATTATGCTTCCTTTGAGGATGTGATTGTCCTTTTTTTCTACGTGTGATTGCCAAAGATTTTTCTCTTATTCTTAACCATATTTAACCCTTTTATCTCATTTTACAACTTAAGAAACTTCTACAATGCTGAAAATCTGAAGATCCTGCATCAATGAATAAGCCTAAACTAAGTTGCACTTGTATTTCAATGCAAGACTTTAACAACACTGTTTTGAAGCTCTACCAACCTCTACCAAGTGTTAGGTATTCCTCAGTAgtatcttagtttttttttttttctgttggtTCACTTCATCATGCTTGTGAGCAGTAGAACCTGGTGAAGGTTGAGCAGTTTGATCTCCATTCCTACAACTTAAGGTTTAAGGTTTAGGTGTTCTCTCATTAGTTCATAGCAGTTAACTCTGTTGTCATGAACCATGGTACCACAAAGTTATGGATTACATTTACTGCTACCCCTTATGACATCCATGGTTGCTATCCTGATCATGGTCTAATCCTTCTGCATGCCCTTGCCTTCTAAAAGATGTCCCATATCCATGTTCTCCATCATCATTTGGGTTCACTGCTTCTAGCTGTGTTGGGTTGGCTATAAGATTTATGCTGCAACTCTACTACTGAAAACTTCTTTAAGAAACCTAATGCCCAAAGTGCGTTGTGGAGCCTGGATGATGGTAATTTGGCAATCATACTAGCAACATCAGGAGAAATCTGACTGCTGAAGATGAGTGTCACTAATTTGTAATAACTGAATGCTTGTACTCGATATAGGTTGCAAATGCAATTCGATATCTTGGTGAGAGCTGTAGTGCAATGGGTGTCTCTTTTAGAACTGTTAGTCTCCAAGAATTATTAAGTTTCAGGAGTGTCTCATGTTGATAAAAAACAACTGAAGGATgatcttttttgcttttttttatttttttattttttatgggaacAACTGTACATTAATAAAAGCTGAAATCTGGAATATTTAAGATTTAAGAATATCATACAGAGGTATTGAAATCTTCAGCTAAGCATATGCTATGTAATACAATGGTCCACAACCAACCGAACCAATGATAAATGGTAAGGTGTAAGGATTATATTTTGGGGGAATGATAGTCAATTAGAACATACTaaactctcctttttcttttcttttcttttctttcttttaagcTTTTAGCTTGAGTTTAATTAGAAGTTGTTTATCGGGTTTCAAATCATCCACTACGTGTTAGTAAATCTTTTATTCATGCTTTTGGGTTTCAAACTAAAAACTTTCCCTCTTTTTGGTGTTTCTTTAAACATGCTTTtgttgtctataaaaaaaaagaagaaaatcttttatttgaGACAATTTGCATGATGAAATTCTATCAATTTCTGTTCTTGGTGAGATTCCTAGAAGGCCATTAAGACTTTTAGGTataattttttgcatttctACACAACtagctattttttattatttatttatttattgaaatccTTAATAAATCTAATCCTATTTCTATCTTTATTCAATTGCCAAACTCCTAAAGCTTCTAATTGCTGTGAGCATTTACTTTTGCATGCAACCAGCCACCatcttttggttttaattttaa
The sequence above is drawn from the Vitis riparia cultivar Riparia Gloire de Montpellier isolate 1030 chromosome 6, EGFV_Vit.rip_1.0, whole genome shotgun sequence genome and encodes:
- the LOC117916379 gene encoding NDR1/HIN1-like protein 10 isoform X2, whose protein sequence is MEDPHRPVTGYPAPGYPQPHSTATAYPYNAPPPPYYNPNAAHPYHAPLYSSPRATFLRRFLAAMIAFFIIVGTIIFIVWLVLRPRLPFFSVASASLSSFNISASQLSGEWNITFDVRNPNKKISISYDRIESSIAYKSATLSQTTIAPFYQGTKNETTVRATFATIGAYVDVVAINAERTTGSVSFTVKVFARVSFKSGVWKARSRFLSALCNNIALGLPSNASRGSLVGGSRECRVGLA
- the LOC117916379 gene encoding NDR1/HIN1-like protein 10 isoform X1; translation: MEDPHRPVTGYPAPGYPQPHSTATAYPYNAPPPPYYNPNAAHPYHAPLYSSPRATFLRRFLAAMIAFFIIVGTIIFIVWLVLRPRLPFFSVASASLSSFNISASQLSGEWNITFDVRNPNKKISISYDRIESSIAYKSATLSQTTIAPFYQGTKNETTVRATFATIGAYVDVVAINAERTTGSVSFTVKVFARVSFKSGVWKARSRFLSALCNNIALGLPSNASRGSLVGGSRECRGLVLLINTEMGKNVILEPKMQPGAFHY